In Pseudomonas oryzicola, one DNA window encodes the following:
- a CDS encoding MFS transporter — MRNIWKPFQSLYFAALMMLIGSGLLSTYLALRLAADQVDSLWVGALMAANYFGLAVGGKVGHRLIGRVGHIRAYATCAGIVGAAVLGHGLTSWLPAWVGLRMIVGLGMMCQYMVIESWLNEQADVKHRGAVFSGYMIASYLGLVLGQLILVVHPQLGLELLMLVAMCFTLCLVPVAMTRRIHPAPLRPAPMEPKFFIKRVPQSLSTVLGSGLIVGSFYGLAPLYASSQGMATEQVGLFMGSCIFAGLLVQWPLGWLSDRYDRAVLIRSVAVGLALASAPLAILPSVPLELLFGIGFVISLLQFCLYPLAVAFSNDHVESERRVSLTAMLLVTYGVGACIGPLVAGVLMKVLGPQMLYAFFVFFALVLVWRIRPKAVTGLHQVQDAPLGHVAMPAAGSPLSAALDPRVDEQTVQDVMQAPVAAEDTEDEPSPKDEQARSQTEANPSV, encoded by the coding sequence ATGCGAAATATCTGGAAGCCGTTTCAGTCGCTGTATTTCGCCGCGCTGATGATGTTGATCGGCTCGGGCCTGCTCAGCACCTACCTGGCCCTGCGCCTGGCGGCTGATCAGGTCGACAGCCTGTGGGTGGGCGCCCTGATGGCGGCCAACTACTTTGGCCTGGCGGTAGGCGGCAAGGTCGGCCACCGGCTGATCGGCCGGGTAGGGCACATACGCGCCTATGCCACTTGCGCCGGCATCGTCGGCGCGGCGGTACTTGGCCATGGCCTGACCAGCTGGTTGCCTGCCTGGGTCGGGCTGCGGATGATCGTCGGCCTGGGGATGATGTGCCAGTACATGGTCATCGAGAGCTGGCTCAACGAGCAGGCTGATGTAAAGCACCGCGGTGCGGTGTTCAGCGGCTACATGATTGCCTCGTACCTGGGGCTGGTGCTCGGTCAACTGATCCTGGTGGTGCATCCCCAGCTTGGCCTGGAGCTGCTGATGCTTGTGGCCATGTGTTTCACCCTGTGCCTGGTACCGGTCGCCATGACCCGGCGCATTCACCCGGCGCCGTTGCGCCCGGCACCGATGGAGCCGAAGTTCTTCATCAAGCGTGTGCCGCAGTCGCTCAGCACGGTACTGGGTTCCGGGCTGATCGTCGGCTCGTTCTATGGCCTGGCGCCTTTGTATGCCTCCAGCCAGGGCATGGCTACCGAGCAGGTCGGTCTGTTCATGGGTAGCTGCATTTTTGCCGGCCTGCTGGTGCAGTGGCCGCTGGGCTGGTTGTCCGACCGCTACGACCGGGCAGTGCTGATTCGCAGCGTGGCGGTGGGGCTGGCGCTGGCCTCCGCACCGTTGGCGATTCTGCCCAGCGTGCCACTGGAGTTGCTGTTCGGCATAGGCTTCGTGATTTCGTTGTTGCAGTTTTGCCTGTACCCGCTGGCGGTGGCGTTTTCCAACGACCATGTGGAAAGCGAGCGGCGGGTGTCGCTGACGGCGATGCTGCTGGTGACCTACGGCGTGGGCGCGTGTATCGGCCCGCTGGTCGCAGGCGTGCTGATGAAGGTGCTGGGCCCGCAGATGCTGTATGCCTTCTTCGTGTTCTTTGCCCTGGTGCTGGTGTGGCGTATCCGGCCGAAGGCAGTCACCGGGCTGCACCAGGTACAGGATGCTCCTTTGGGTCACGTGGCCATGCCGGCTGCCGGTTCACCATTGTCGGCAGCGCTGGACCCGCGGGTGGACGAGCAGACGGTACAGGACGTGATGCAGGCGCCGGTAGCTGCCGAGGACACCGAGGACGAGCCGTCGCCGAAAGATGAGCAGGCCAGATCCCAGACCGAGGCCAACCCTTCGGTCTGA